In Sedimenticola thiotaurini, the following proteins share a genomic window:
- a CDS encoding HesA/MoeB/ThiF family protein — protein sequence MNDEQLLRYSRQIMLPSIGIEGQEKLQQSRVVIFGLGGLGSPAAMYLAAAGVGQLVLVDFDRVDLTNLQRQIAHTSGSIGQLKVDSARQTLRAINPECRIETISSRLEGEELAREIRRADLVIDGTDNFTTRFAVNEACVQNRIPLVSGAAIRMEGQVSVFTGQPGEPCYRCLYGSAAEMDETCSANGVLSPLVGIIGSVQALEAIKVLTSAGTPLIGRLLLLDALEMEWRTLTLKKDPDCKTCGNGKNNP from the coding sequence ATGAACGACGAACAACTCCTACGCTACAGTCGACAGATCATGCTCCCCAGCATCGGTATCGAGGGGCAAGAGAAGCTGCAGCAATCCCGTGTGGTGATTTTTGGCCTGGGCGGCCTTGGCTCACCGGCGGCCATGTACCTTGCCGCCGCCGGCGTCGGACAGCTGGTACTGGTGGATTTCGACCGGGTGGACCTGACCAATCTACAGCGTCAGATCGCCCATACCAGCGGCAGTATCGGTCAGTTAAAGGTGGATTCGGCACGCCAGACCCTGCGCGCCATCAACCCCGAGTGCCGCATTGAGACCATCTCATCCAGACTTGAGGGGGAGGAGTTGGCCCGGGAGATCCGGCGGGCCGATCTGGTGATCGACGGCACCGATAATTTCACCACCCGTTTCGCCGTGAACGAAGCCTGTGTGCAGAACCGCATACCGCTGGTATCCGGCGCCGCAATCCGCATGGAGGGACAGGTGTCGGTCTTTACCGGTCAACCCGGAGAGCCCTGCTACCGCTGCCTCTATGGCAGTGCCGCGGAGATGGATGAAACCTGCTCTGCCAACGGCGTACTGTCACCCCTGGTGGGTATCATCGGCAGCGTGCAGGCGCTGGAAGCCATTAAGGTACTGACCAGTGCCGGCACCCCGCTGATTGGCCGCCTGCTGCTGCTGGACGCCCTGGAGATGGAGTGGCGCACCCTGACATTGAAAAAGGACCCCGACTGCAAAACCTGCGGAAATGGCAAAAACAATCCATGA
- a CDS encoding class I SAM-dependent methyltransferase — protein sequence MSPIKITPETNAYLDKLRADIVFQDTLRGETLTYHTTWGLFSPKGIDEGSRLLLDHLDVREDDDTLDLGCGYGPLGLTLARLAPRGTSVLVDKDFVAIDYSRKNASINGISNAEIFLSNGFTEVGDRRFDLIVSNLPAKTGKELYYLYFYDALVRMNPGARFYVVTISGLRKFIQRAFMEVFGNYKKLKQGGTYTVAMATLPE from the coding sequence ATGAGCCCTATAAAAATAACGCCAGAAACCAACGCCTACCTGGATAAACTGCGTGCCGATATCGTGTTCCAGGATACCCTGCGGGGAGAGACGCTTACCTACCACACCACCTGGGGGCTGTTCTCCCCGAAAGGCATTGACGAGGGGAGTCGCCTGCTGCTCGATCACCTGGATGTAAGGGAAGACGATGACACCCTGGATCTGGGGTGTGGCTACGGACCCCTCGGTCTGACCCTGGCCCGCCTGGCTCCCCGGGGGACCAGTGTGCTGGTGGACAAGGATTTTGTCGCTATCGACTACAGCCGCAAAAATGCCAGCATCAACGGCATCAGCAACGCCGAAATCTTCCTCAGTAACGGCTTCACCGAGGTCGGTGACCGGCGTTTTGACCTGATCGTCTCCAACCTGCCGGCCAAGACCGGCAAGGAACTCTATTACCTGTACTTTTATGACGCCCTGGTACGCATGAATCCCGGCGCCCGCTTCTATGTGGTGACGATCAGCGGTTTACGCAAATTTATCCAGAGAGCCTTCATGGAAGTGTTTGGCAACTATAAGAAACTAAAACAGGGCGGCACCTATACTGTAGCTATGGCTACCCTGCCGGAATAG
- the hemA gene encoding glutamyl-tRNA reductase codes for MALITLGLNHKTAPIDIRERLTFGPDIIVAALRSLTEQPEIDEAVILSTCNRTELYCTHNRSSREQICNWLGEFHGLEPETISPFLYHHQDQECVRHLLKVASGLDSMVLGEPQILGQVKQAFQTANDASTSGKFLGRLFQHTFSVAKQVRTDTAIGHSPVSVAFAAVSLARQIFSDLSQLTALLIGAGETIELAARHLHQHGVGRIIVANRTLEKAHQLAGHFDGYAIGLTEIHNHLAEADIVISSTASPLPVVGKGTVESALKKRKHQPIFMVDIAVPRDIESEVSELNDVYLYTVDDLQEVIQENMRSRQEAAEQAMEIVDLHVEEFMGWLRSLDAVGMIQDYRRQAEQMRDEVLERALKQIQSGKSPEESLRFLAHTLTNKLLHTPSTQIRQAGFTGQSELLEAANTLFQINDKTTQ; via the coding sequence ATGGCATTGATTACTCTCGGCCTTAACCACAAGACAGCCCCCATTGATATCCGTGAACGGCTCACGTTTGGTCCGGACATCATTGTGGCCGCGCTGCGCAGTCTGACAGAGCAGCCGGAGATTGATGAAGCCGTAATTCTCTCAACCTGCAACCGGACAGAGCTCTACTGCACCCACAACCGTTCCAGTCGGGAGCAGATCTGCAACTGGCTGGGTGAGTTCCACGGCCTGGAGCCGGAGACCATCTCGCCGTTTCTCTATCACCACCAGGATCAGGAGTGTGTGCGCCATCTGCTGAAAGTGGCCAGCGGACTGGACTCCATGGTGCTTGGAGAGCCGCAGATTCTGGGCCAGGTAAAACAGGCCTTCCAGACCGCCAACGACGCCTCAACCAGCGGTAAGTTCCTCGGGCGCCTGTTTCAGCACACTTTCTCGGTCGCCAAGCAGGTGCGCACCGATACCGCCATTGGACACAGTCCGGTCTCGGTGGCCTTCGCCGCGGTCAGCCTGGCCCGGCAGATTTTCAGCGACCTGTCACAGCTGACCGCACTGCTGATCGGCGCCGGCGAAACCATTGAGCTGGCGGCCCGGCATCTGCACCAGCACGGGGTGGGCAGAATTATCGTTGCCAACCGAACCCTGGAGAAAGCCCATCAGCTGGCCGGCCATTTCGACGGCTACGCCATTGGCCTGACCGAGATCCACAACCACCTGGCGGAGGCCGATATCGTCATCTCATCCACCGCCAGCCCGTTACCGGTGGTGGGCAAGGGCACGGTGGAGAGCGCACTGAAAAAGCGCAAACACCAACCTATTTTCATGGTGGATATCGCCGTACCCCGGGATATCGAAAGCGAGGTCAGCGAACTGAACGACGTCTACCTCTACACGGTCGACGACCTCCAGGAAGTAATCCAGGAGAACATGCGTTCCCGTCAGGAAGCGGCGGAGCAGGCGATGGAGATTGTCGACCTGCACGTGGAAGAGTTCATGGGCTGGCTACGCTCACTGGATGCGGTGGGTATGATTCAGGACTATCGCCGCCAGGCCGAACAGATGCGCGATGAGGTACTCGAAAGAGCACTGAAACAGATCCAGTCGGGCAAATCCCCGGAAGAGAGCCTCAGGTTCCTTGCCCACACACTGACCAACAAACTGCTGCACACCCCCAGCACCCAGATAAGACAGGCGGGATTCACCGGTCAGTCTGAACTTCTGGAAGCAGCAAACACCCTATTCCAGATCAACGACAAAACCACTCAATGA
- the prmC gene encoding peptide chain release factor N(5)-glutamine methyltransferase — protein MSDQEPLTITTALRLAEQVARLTPVDAQVLLCHVLHCSRSHLYAWPEQRLSAQQANQFHALLDRRAQGEPIAYLTGYREFWSLNLRVTPDTLIPRPETELLVECALTLLEPERNGRVADLGTGSGAIAAAIASECPRAQLVATDISGAALAVARENVQAHRLHNIELRQGSWLDALKPSERFDLILSNPPYVAENDPHLEQNGLPWEPQRALTAGADGLADIRRLINDAPPHLEPEGWLLIEHGFEQGSAVRQLFQQAGYRAITTHQDLAKRDRLTQGQRPEDDVS, from the coding sequence ATGAGCGACCAGGAACCGTTGACCATCACCACCGCACTGCGGTTGGCCGAACAGGTCGCGCGACTCACTCCGGTGGACGCACAAGTGCTGCTATGCCATGTGCTGCACTGTTCCCGCAGCCACCTTTATGCATGGCCTGAACAGCGCCTGAGCGCTCAACAGGCCAACCAGTTCCACGCCCTGCTTGACCGCCGCGCCCAGGGAGAACCGATAGCCTATCTCACCGGATACCGGGAGTTCTGGTCCCTGAACCTGCGGGTCACCCCGGATACGTTGATTCCCCGTCCCGAAACCGAACTGCTGGTCGAGTGCGCCCTGACCCTGTTGGAACCGGAACGGAATGGCCGGGTGGCCGATCTGGGCACCGGCAGTGGCGCTATTGCCGCCGCTATCGCCAGCGAATGCCCCCGGGCGCAACTGGTCGCCACGGATATTTCCGGCGCCGCACTGGCAGTGGCCAGGGAGAACGTCCAGGCCCACAGGCTGCACAACATCGAGCTGCGCCAAGGCAGCTGGCTGGATGCCCTGAAGCCTTCTGAGCGCTTTGACCTGATTCTCAGTAACCCGCCCTACGTGGCTGAAAACGATCCCCACCTGGAGCAGAATGGGCTGCCCTGGGAACCGCAGAGAGCCTTGACCGCAGGAGCCGACGGTCTGGCTGACATTCGCCGGCTGATCAACGATGCACCACCCCATCTGGAGCCGGAAGGCTGGCTGCTGATCGAGCACGGCTTCGAACAGGGCAGCGCCGTGCGCCAACTCTTTCAGCAGGCAGGCTATCGGGCCATAACCACCCATCAGGATCTGGCCAAACGCGACCGGTTGACCCAGGGCCAGCGCCCGGAGGATGATGTAAGTTAA
- the prfA gene encoding peptide chain release factor 1 — MKASIRSKLDQIAERFEEITALLAEPEIQNNQNRYRELSQEYAQLEPVVACFGRYRALEHEIATAREMLDDPEMADLAKEELAEGEQQLRQLEPQLQLLLIPPDPNDDRNIFLEVRAGTGGAEAALFAGDLLRMYLRYAEQMGWQTETISETAGEQGGYKEVVSRVSGRNVYSRLKFESGTHRVQRVPETESQGRVHTSACTVAILPEAAEVDNVEINSGDLRIDTFRASGAGGQHVNKTDSAVRITHLPSGIVVECQDERSQHKNKARALSLLQARLLAGIQEKQASEQAESRKLQVGSGDRSERIRTYNFPQNRLTDHRINLTLYKLDEIMAGALDQVIDPLIQEHQAEQLTSLAH, encoded by the coding sequence ATGAAGGCATCCATACGCAGCAAGCTGGATCAGATTGCCGAGCGCTTTGAAGAGATCACCGCCCTGCTGGCGGAGCCGGAAATTCAGAACAATCAAAACCGCTACCGTGAACTGAGCCAGGAGTACGCCCAGCTGGAGCCGGTGGTGGCGTGCTTTGGTCGTTACCGGGCCCTGGAGCACGAAATAGCCACCGCCCGTGAGATGCTGGATGACCCGGAGATGGCTGATCTTGCCAAAGAGGAGCTGGCCGAAGGAGAGCAGCAGTTGCGACAGCTGGAACCCCAACTCCAGTTACTGCTGATCCCACCCGATCCCAACGATGACCGCAACATCTTCCTGGAAGTGCGCGCAGGTACCGGCGGCGCCGAGGCCGCTCTGTTTGCCGGGGATCTGCTGCGCATGTACCTGCGCTACGCCGAACAGATGGGCTGGCAGACTGAAACCATCAGCGAAACAGCAGGCGAACAGGGCGGTTACAAGGAGGTGGTGAGCCGGGTCTCCGGACGCAATGTCTACTCACGCCTGAAATTTGAGTCCGGCACCCACCGGGTCCAGCGGGTACCGGAAACCGAATCCCAGGGCCGGGTCCACACCTCCGCCTGTACCGTTGCGATCCTGCCGGAAGCGGCAGAAGTGGATAATGTGGAGATCAATAGCGGCGACCTGCGCATTGACACCTTCCGCGCATCCGGCGCTGGCGGTCAGCATGTCAACAAAACCGACTCGGCCGTACGCATCACCCATCTGCCCAGCGGTATCGTGGTGGAGTGTCAGGATGAGCGTTCACAACACAAAAACAAGGCCCGGGCCCTTTCCCTGCTACAGGCCAGGCTGCTGGCCGGCATCCAGGAGAAGCAGGCCAGCGAGCAGGCTGAATCCCGCAAGCTGCAGGTGGGCAGTGGCGACCGATCGGAACGGATTCGCACCTACAACTTCCCCCAGAATCGGCTGACTGATCACCGCATCAACCTGACCCTGTATAAACTGGACGAGATCATGGCGGGCGCCCTTGACCAGGTGATCGATCCCCTGATCCAGGAACACCAGGCGGAGCAACTCACCTCCCTGGCCCACTGA